In Paenibacillus sonchi, a single genomic region encodes these proteins:
- a CDS encoding ArnT family glycosyltransferase — MVKGIQRTLYVILAFFIGLFIASSFFLRAEYNYFAYGDTPVLAKQKLALFMVLIAAVLALSAVLYRMCLKLDKYSPRMVIPATLLFSCAIQIVIIFLFTRLPTDDSQTVLSLARDMLYRNDYSSFDTSGYLHMFPFQFSIVLYLKTLLYLFPDNYLVIKSFNILFSLVTTLMIYLLYKELNSKSKQNDYGVLVFAATYLPSLFMSNLIYNDVIATAFLTSALYFAVRFIRTTSYKDVLLTAILLAAGNYFRSIGVIFLITVLLTLLFQMRTLGWKKVIPPVILTVLLFNVPGWTQNAVLQGTHTVEESVNTNSAPVYMWLNMGVNLETFGFWDNRESYSIYQQDAGYNKAESARLFKASIADKFSKATAGELANMYYKKLIWTWTEGTYQMERYGIGNDGSSSSGGRMGFVMDRYVYTTFASDWFKGDSNARSGLLWMLYVLNILMYACILVRLISGIKAKRYAETPLILVILGFIGFYLLWEIKSRYIYPVYPLLIVFFYIGFKDVYDYTFGKRGLRMRTQKSYISLLTAVLSCSMLLASCDAITSQKITDTDSGSRMNGFPGRNGGTDFNGGGRGNGNGGFPGMNGGTQRNGGLPDMNGGTQRNGGQGTDGGQGTDGGQGADGGSIGTR, encoded by the coding sequence ATGGTAAAGGGAATTCAACGAACACTGTATGTGATATTGGCTTTTTTCATCGGGCTTTTTATCGCTTCGTCTTTTTTTCTCCGGGCGGAGTATAACTATTTCGCTTACGGCGACACGCCGGTTCTGGCAAAGCAAAAGCTGGCTCTTTTTATGGTGCTGATCGCAGCCGTCCTCGCCTTAAGCGCCGTTCTGTACAGAATGTGCCTGAAGCTGGATAAGTACAGCCCCAGGATGGTTATTCCGGCCACGCTGTTATTTTCCTGTGCGATCCAAATCGTAATCATTTTTCTATTTACCCGCTTGCCGACGGATGATTCACAGACAGTGCTGTCGCTGGCCAGGGATATGCTGTACCGGAACGATTATTCCTCCTTTGACACCAGCGGTTATCTTCACATGTTCCCGTTCCAATTCTCAATCGTCCTGTACTTGAAGACACTGCTGTACCTGTTCCCGGATAATTATCTGGTCATCAAAAGCTTCAATATTCTGTTTTCGCTGGTTACTACATTAATGATCTACCTGCTATACAAAGAGCTTAACAGCAAATCCAAACAAAATGACTATGGGGTCCTGGTCTTTGCTGCCACTTACCTTCCTTCGCTGTTCATGAGTAATCTCATCTATAATGACGTGATTGCTACCGCTTTTCTGACCAGTGCATTATATTTTGCTGTAAGATTCATCAGAACCACTTCATATAAAGACGTCCTGCTTACAGCCATTCTGCTGGCGGCCGGGAATTATTTCCGCAGCATCGGCGTTATTTTTCTGATAACGGTTCTGCTTACCCTTCTATTTCAAATGCGGACCCTCGGATGGAAAAAGGTCATCCCCCCAGTAATCCTAACGGTTCTGCTGTTCAATGTTCCGGGCTGGACGCAAAATGCTGTGCTGCAGGGAACGCATACCGTGGAGGAATCAGTGAACACAAACTCAGCGCCTGTCTACATGTGGCTGAATATGGGCGTCAACCTGGAGACATTCGGGTTCTGGGATAACCGGGAGAGCTACAGTATTTATCAGCAGGATGCGGGCTATAACAAGGCGGAGAGCGCCAGACTGTTCAAGGCGTCCATTGCCGATAAGTTCTCGAAGGCCACTGCAGGCGAATTAGCGAATATGTATTATAAAAAGCTCATATGGACCTGGACCGAAGGCACGTACCAGATGGAGAGATACGGCATTGGAAATGACGGTTCGTCCAGCAGCGGTGGCAGAATGGGCTTTGTGATGGACCGCTATGTATACACTACATTTGCTTCGGACTGGTTCAAGGGGGATTCGAATGCCAGAAGCGGGCTGCTCTGGATGCTGTATGTCCTGAATATCCTCATGTATGCTTGTATTCTCGTGCGCTTAATCAGTGGCATAAAAGCAAAACGGTATGCGGAAACCCCGCTGATTCTGGTCATTCTGGGGTTCATCGGGTTCTATCTGTTATGGGAAATCAAGTCCCGTTACATTTACCCGGTATATCCGCTGCTGATTGTATTTTTTTATATTGGATTTAAGGACGTATATGATTATACGTTTGGAAAGAGGGGACTTAGGATGCGGACTCAAAAAAGCTATATCTCATTGCTGACCGCAGTGCTCAGCTGTTCCATGCTGCTGGCCTCCTGTGACGCCATCACCTCCCAAAAAATCACGGATACGGACTCCGGCTCCAGAATGAACGGTTTCCCGGGAAGAAATGGCGGCACGGACTTTAACGGCGGGGGCAGAGGCAACGGAAACGGCGGCTTTCCGGGCATGAACGGCGGAACGCAAAGGAACGGCGGCTTACCGGACATGAATGGCGGAACGCAAAGGAATGGCGGTCAAGGGACGGACGGCGGTCAGGGGACTGACGGCGGTCAAGGGGCGGACGGTGGGTCCATCGGCACAAGATGA
- the zwf gene encoding glucose-6-phosphate dehydrogenase, translating to MEATTFVLFGATGDLARRKIYPALYNLYLDHKLHHSFSVIGLGRREVADEAFQAMVERSIRDFSRREVNDSASVRGFLKAFRYNVLDVGHTEDYLKLLQRVEQLEADMGSSPNRMFYLSVGPEFFEPIALNIKESGLGAAKGWKRLVIEKPFGHDLQSAQELNLKLSEAFTEDEIFRIDHYLGKPMVQELDVFQQTNPVLHALWNNRYIANVQITAGETVGVEERAGYYDHVGALRDMFQNHMLQLLMMLAIRLPKDSTADEVRFKKKEVMESLEPLEEADVQFNVIRGQYTAGTIQGKPALGYTAEPGIPADSQNDTFIAARLQIDDPFWKGVPFYIRTGKRMKEKSTRIVIEFKEPLKQNSSAAEDDIPNLLVFEISPNEGITLQLKARDPQHKGKFKAMHIDFHTSSIEVPEAYENLIYDALHGDPSFFAHWNEVELSWKWVQPILNAFAKNSVPLYHYAAGTFGPAESDQLLAENGHHWWLDSAVDEESELALPVASNF from the coding sequence ATGGAGGCAACTACATTTGTTTTGTTTGGAGCGACAGGAGATTTGGCCCGAAGAAAGATCTATCCTGCGCTGTATAATTTATATCTCGACCACAAGCTGCACCATTCATTCTCTGTGATTGGTCTTGGCAGAAGAGAAGTGGCTGATGAAGCCTTTCAGGCTATGGTGGAGCGGTCGATCCGGGATTTTTCCCGGCGGGAAGTGAATGATTCTGCGTCCGTGCGCGGCTTCCTGAAGGCCTTCCGATATAATGTGCTGGATGTGGGGCACACAGAAGATTATCTTAAGCTGCTGCAGCGGGTTGAACAGCTGGAAGCGGACATGGGCAGTTCCCCGAACCGGATGTTCTATTTATCCGTCGGCCCTGAGTTTTTTGAACCCATTGCCTTGAATATCAAGGAGAGCGGTCTGGGTGCCGCCAAGGGCTGGAAACGCCTGGTGATTGAAAAGCCCTTCGGCCATGATCTGCAGTCAGCCCAGGAGCTGAATCTGAAGCTGAGCGAGGCTTTTACCGAGGATGAAATTTTCCGGATCGACCATTACCTGGGCAAACCGATGGTGCAGGAGCTGGATGTGTTCCAGCAGACGAATCCGGTGCTTCATGCCCTCTGGAACAACCGCTACATTGCCAATGTGCAGATTACCGCAGGCGAAACGGTGGGTGTGGAAGAAAGAGCGGGGTACTACGATCACGTGGGTGCGCTGAGAGACATGTTCCAGAATCATATGCTCCAGCTGCTGATGATGCTGGCGATCCGCCTGCCGAAAGACAGCACAGCAGACGAAGTGCGCTTCAAAAAGAAAGAAGTGATGGAGTCCCTGGAGCCACTGGAAGAAGCCGATGTCCAGTTCAATGTAATCCGCGGGCAGTATACCGCAGGTACCATCCAGGGCAAGCCGGCGCTGGGCTACACCGCTGAACCGGGAATTCCGGCCGATTCACAGAACGATACCTTTATTGCCGCCAGATTGCAGATTGACGATCCCTTCTGGAAGGGTGTGCCTTTCTATATCCGGACCGGGAAGAGAATGAAAGAGAAATCGACGCGTATTGTCATTGAGTTCAAAGAGCCGCTTAAGCAGAACTCGTCAGCCGCCGAGGATGATATTCCTAATCTGCTGGTGTTCGAGATCAGTCCGAACGAGGGAATAACGCTGCAGCTCAAGGCCAGAGATCCCCAGCACAAAGGGAAGTTCAAAGCGATGCACATTGATTTTCATACCAGCTCTATTGAAGTGCCGGAGGCTTATGAAAATCTGATTTATGATGCGCTGCACGGAGATCCGTCGTTCTTTGCGCATTGGAATGAGGTGGAGCTGTCCTGGAAATGGGTGCAGCCGATCCTGAATGCTTTTGCCAAGAATAGCGTTCCTCTCTATCATTATGCAGCCGGGACGTTTGGACCTGCCGAATCAGACCAGCTGCTTGCAGAGAACGGGCATCACTGGTGGCTTGACTCTGCCGTGGATGAAGAAAGCGAGCTTGCGCTGCCTGTTGCTTCAAATTTTTAA
- a CDS encoding VOC family protein, with protein sequence MPKIVTNLWFDTEAEEAAKYYTSIFKNSRITNTAYYGEGGRRPAGTVLTVTFELDGQVYTALNGGPEFKFTEAISLLVNCEGQEEVDELWEKLSAGGTEGPCGWLKDRYGLSWQIFPTILGELLNDPDPVKAQRVMQAMLQMSKLDIAALKRAHEGSGLE encoded by the coding sequence ATGCCGAAAATTGTTACGAATCTATGGTTCGATACGGAAGCGGAAGAAGCGGCGAAATATTACACCTCGATTTTCAAAAATTCCCGGATCACAAATACCGCATATTATGGTGAAGGCGGCAGGCGTCCTGCCGGGACGGTGCTGACGGTGACGTTTGAACTGGACGGACAAGTATACACCGCGCTGAACGGCGGCCCTGAATTCAAGTTTACGGAAGCGATTTCCCTGTTGGTGAACTGCGAGGGGCAGGAGGAAGTCGACGAGCTGTGGGAAAAGCTGTCCGCAGGCGGCACGGAAGGGCCGTGCGGATGGCTGAAAGACAGATACGGCTTATCGTGGCAGATTTTCCCGACTATTCTGGGAGAGCTGCTGAACGATCCCGATCCCGTCAAAGCACAAAGAGTCATGCAGGCAATGCTGCAAATGAGCAAGCTGGACATTGCCGCTCTGAAGCGGGCGCATGAGGGCAGCGGTTTGGAGTGA
- a CDS encoding GNAT family N-acetyltransferase — protein MDISIREMTAEDQGRWTDMDDSFFVDSALVLSYIENQFTYTVKDIPIYEKRYSEETSEQADVTEDSEYINNPDQVVYLAFAEQQAVGRMVLKKNWNRYALIEMIQVDKQFRRYGIGRQLMEQAKRWAQERGLPGIMLETQNINVQACRFYERCGFVIGGFDQYVYKGIPAVSGEVAVYWYLLFE, from the coding sequence CTGGATATCTCCATCCGGGAAATGACGGCTGAGGATCAGGGCCGCTGGACGGATATGGACGATTCTTTTTTTGTAGATTCAGCTCTTGTCCTTTCATACATAGAGAATCAGTTCACATACACCGTAAAAGACATTCCAATCTATGAGAAAAGATACTCAGAAGAAACCTCTGAGCAGGCAGACGTAACAGAGGATTCTGAGTACATCAATAACCCCGATCAAGTGGTTTATTTGGCTTTTGCGGAACAACAGGCGGTGGGGCGAATGGTATTGAAAAAGAATTGGAACCGTTATGCGCTTATTGAGATGATCCAGGTGGACAAGCAATTCAGAAGGTATGGGATCGGCCGACAACTGATGGAACAGGCCAAGCGCTGGGCGCAGGAACGGGGATTGCCTGGAATCATGCTGGAAACGCAGAACATCAATGTGCAGGCATGCAGGTTCTATGAGCGCTGCGGGTTTGTAATTGGCGGGTTTGATCAATATGTGTATAAAGGAATCCCCGCCGTCAGCGGTGAGGTTGCGGTGTACTGGTATCTGCTTTTTGAATAG
- a CDS encoding LysR family transcriptional regulator encodes MSMNNFELYKVFYWAAKTGSLTQAAKSLYITQPSVSHAIKQLEDSFGLTLFTRNSKGVVLTPEGATLYSYIEQSHILITQAEKKMAELKNLDNGELRIGGSDSLFKHYLLPFIEVFHQRYPGIRLHLIHGTTPEVISYLKEGLVDLGVVRMPIADPQLEVRQGLQLQDCFIAGSHYAGLNQKVLSIEELLQYPIILFSRSSRARMAITDLFRGYGYELKPEFEVGSVGLLIEFARKGLGISFVTREFVSKELEEGSLFEIKLDVQLPPAQVGMMTMRNMPLTTAASKFIELTK; translated from the coding sequence ATGTCTATGAACAACTTTGAGCTGTATAAGGTTTTTTACTGGGCAGCAAAGACCGGAAGCCTGACCCAGGCCGCCAAATCCCTCTACATTACCCAGCCCAGCGTCAGCCATGCGATCAAGCAACTGGAAGACAGCTTTGGCCTGACCCTGTTTACCCGGAATTCCAAAGGCGTGGTACTGACACCGGAGGGGGCCACCTTGTACTCCTATATCGAGCAGTCGCACATTCTCATCACCCAGGCCGAGAAGAAGATGGCCGAACTCAAAAACCTCGACAACGGCGAGCTGCGGATTGGCGGCAGTGATTCCCTGTTCAAGCATTATCTGCTGCCCTTCATCGAAGTCTTTCACCAGCGCTACCCCGGCATCCGGCTGCATCTGATCCACGGGACTACACCCGAAGTCATCTCTTATTTAAAAGAGGGCCTCGTTGACCTGGGCGTGGTGCGCATGCCGATCGCCGATCCCCAGCTTGAAGTGCGGCAGGGGCTTCAGCTCCAGGACTGCTTCATTGCGGGCAGCCACTATGCCGGGCTGAATCAGAAGGTGCTCTCTATTGAAGAGCTGCTTCAATATCCCATCATCCTCTTCTCCCGCAGCAGCCGTGCACGGATGGCCATTACAGACTTGTTCCGGGGTTACGGCTACGAGCTGAAGCCGGAATTCGAGGTAGGCAGCGTGGGCCTGCTGATCGAATTTGCCCGCAAAGGACTCGGCATCTCCTTCGTCACGCGGGAATTCGTGTCCAAGGAGCTGGAAGAGGGCTCCCTCTTCGAAATTAAGCTCGACGTACAGCTCCCCCCTGCCCAGGTGGGCATGATGACCATGCGCAACATGCCGCTGACGACTGCGGCCAGCAAGTTCATTGAGCTAACAAAGTAG
- a CDS encoding ClbS/DfsB family four-helix bundle protein, which produces MASYEYSSKKDLLEAIHSKYVLLDAEFEDVDTSQKDVRLPGVDKTPAEIIAYQLGWLQLVMGWDKDEREGRAVIMPSPGYKWNQLGGLYQSFYEAYAEYSLPELRDLFRQTEQQWLDWVSTLTEEELFIQGIRKWTGSKENWPMARWIHINSAAPFTSFRAKIRKWKKHLHLVPMDPPSAP; this is translated from the coding sequence ATGGCAAGCTATGAATATTCGTCCAAGAAAGATTTGTTAGAGGCCATCCACAGCAAATATGTGCTGCTGGATGCGGAATTTGAAGATGTCGATACGAGTCAAAAAGATGTGAGGCTTCCCGGGGTGGATAAAACGCCCGCCGAGATTATCGCCTACCAGCTGGGCTGGCTTCAGCTTGTGATGGGTTGGGACAAGGATGAACGGGAGGGCAGAGCGGTTATTATGCCTTCTCCCGGCTATAAATGGAATCAGCTTGGAGGACTGTACCAGTCTTTTTACGAAGCATACGCAGAGTATTCTCTGCCCGAACTGCGGGACTTATTCCGGCAGACAGAGCAGCAATGGCTGGACTGGGTCAGCACGCTGACGGAAGAAGAGCTGTTCATCCAGGGAATCCGCAAATGGACAGGCAGCAAGGAGAACTGGCCGATGGCCCGGTGGATTCATATCAATTCGGCGGCCCCGTTCACAAGCTTCCGGGCAAAAATCAGAAAGTGGAAGAAACACCTTCATCTTGTGCCGATGGACCCACCGTCCGCCCCTTGA
- the fsa gene encoding fructose-6-phosphate aldolase, with protein sequence MKFFIDTANVEDIKKAYQIGVLSGVTTNPSLVAKEGVKFEDRIAEILRTVPEVESVSAEVTPDAVTAEEMIAQANELIKINNYDKNITIKLPMTLAGLEACRYLTQKGVKTNVTLIFTVNQALLAARAGATYVSPFLGRLDDISEDGVQLIVKVAELFRIHNLDAQIIAASVRHPDHVTRVAMAGAHIATIPFSVIEQISKHPLTDQGLEKFAADWKKAPQV encoded by the coding sequence ATGAAATTTTTTATCGATACCGCTAATGTGGAAGACATCAAAAAAGCATACCAAATCGGTGTTTTGTCCGGAGTCACAACGAATCCATCCCTGGTTGCCAAAGAAGGCGTGAAATTCGAAGACCGCATTGCAGAGATTCTGCGCACCGTGCCTGAGGTGGAGTCTGTGTCTGCCGAAGTGACGCCGGATGCTGTCACCGCTGAAGAGATGATCGCACAGGCGAATGAGCTGATCAAGATCAACAACTATGACAAAAACATCACGATCAAGCTCCCGATGACGCTCGCAGGTCTGGAGGCCTGCCGTTACCTCACTCAAAAAGGTGTAAAAACCAACGTTACGCTAATCTTCACTGTGAACCAGGCGCTGCTCGCTGCCCGTGCAGGAGCTACCTATGTATCGCCGTTCCTGGGCCGTCTGGATGATATCTCCGAGGATGGAGTCCAATTGATCGTAAAAGTTGCCGAGCTGTTCCGCATTCACAACCTGGACGCGCAGATTATCGCAGCTTCGGTCCGCCATCCGGACCACGTAACCCGCGTAGCCATGGCTGGTGCGCATATTGCCACCATTCCGTTCAGCGTAATCGAGCAAATCTCCAAGCACCCGCTGACCGATCAGGGGCTGGAGAAATTCGCTGCCGACTGGAAAAAAGCGCCGCAGGTTTAA
- a CDS encoding Fic family protein, translating into MKKVIKREGVSSLDYPELLRKKALYEQAKHTLPEVTVKSYVQAFELEYTHNSTAIEGNTLTLLETKVVLEEGLSVGGKKLREIYEVINHNKAYQHVKACIEQGLLLDENIIKDIHAILMENIMVGGVYRNVEVYISGAAHTPPIPNEMYRQVQNFYADLADKKPVNIIELAAWTHAEFVRIHPFSDGNGRTSRLIMNYQLLANGFLPISIAKESRLDYFNALEAYAVHRDLEPFADMIASLEEQQLDRYLGMIDRQREQQ; encoded by the coding sequence ATGAAAAAGGTAATAAAAAGGGAAGGAGTGAGCAGTCTGGACTACCCCGAATTACTGCGTAAAAAAGCCTTATACGAGCAGGCCAAACATACACTCCCGGAAGTAACCGTCAAAAGTTATGTACAGGCGTTTGAACTGGAGTATACGCATAACTCCACAGCGATTGAAGGTAACACGCTTACTCTTCTGGAAACCAAGGTGGTACTGGAGGAAGGGCTGTCCGTAGGTGGCAAGAAGCTGCGGGAAATTTACGAGGTCATTAACCACAACAAAGCCTACCAGCATGTAAAAGCCTGTATTGAGCAAGGGCTGCTGCTGGACGAAAACATCATCAAGGACATTCATGCCATCCTGATGGAGAATATTATGGTGGGTGGTGTCTACCGCAATGTAGAGGTATATATTTCAGGAGCTGCACATACACCGCCAATACCAAATGAGATGTACCGTCAGGTGCAAAACTTTTATGCTGATTTGGCTGATAAAAAGCCTGTTAACATCATTGAGCTCGCGGCGTGGACGCATGCGGAGTTTGTGCGCATCCATCCGTTTTCGGACGGGAACGGGAGAACATCACGGCTGATTATGAACTACCAGCTGCTGGCGAACGGCTTCTTACCCATCTCTATTGCGAAAGAAAGCAGACTGGATTATTTTAATGCCCTGGAAGCCTACGCTGTACATCGGGATCTGGAGCCTTTTGCTGATATGATTGCTTCTTTGGAGGAGCAGCAGTTGGATCGTTACTTGGGGATGATCGACAGACAACGGGAGCAGCAGTAA
- the gndA gene encoding NADP-dependent phosphogluconate dehydrogenase, with translation MGKQQIGVVGLAVMGKNLALNMESKGFSVALYNRSREKTDELLAEAADKNFTGAYSIEEFVQSLETPRKIMIMVKAGKPTDDTIQQLVPHLSPGDILIDGGNAFFPDTQRRNKELQAQGFRFIGAGVSGGEEGALKGPAIMPGGQKDAYELVEPILTAISAKVDGDPCSTYIGEDGAGHYVKMVHNGIEYGDMQLIGEAYQLLKDVLGLDTAELHEIFSEWNRGELSSYLIEITADIFAKADPDTGKPMVDVILDSAGQKGTGKWTSQNALDLGVPLSIITESVFARFISAMKEERVAASKRLKGPAVKGYDGDAKEFIEAVRKALYASKIASYAQGFAQMRVASDEYNWNLNYGSIAMIFRGGCIIRAGFLQNIKDAYDRDPELKNLFLDEYFSSVVHNYQEAWRDVVALAVKRGIPVPAFASGLAYYDSYRSERLPANLLQAQRDYFGAHTFERLDQPGSFHFQWMDQN, from the coding sequence ATGGGGAAACAGCAGATTGGTGTGGTCGGATTAGCCGTTATGGGGAAGAATCTGGCCTTGAATATGGAGAGCAAAGGGTTTTCAGTGGCCCTCTACAACCGTTCCCGGGAGAAGACGGATGAACTGCTTGCGGAAGCAGCAGACAAAAACTTCACAGGTGCCTACAGCATCGAAGAGTTTGTCCAGTCCCTGGAGACGCCGCGCAAAATCATGATTATGGTCAAGGCCGGCAAGCCGACAGATGATACGATTCAGCAGCTGGTGCCGCATCTGTCGCCAGGGGATATCCTGATTGACGGCGGCAACGCCTTTTTCCCGGATACGCAAAGACGGAACAAGGAGCTTCAGGCCCAAGGCTTCCGCTTCATCGGGGCCGGGGTATCCGGCGGTGAAGAAGGGGCGCTGAAAGGACCGGCCATCATGCCGGGCGGGCAAAAGGACGCCTACGAGCTGGTAGAACCGATCCTGACGGCCATTTCGGCCAAAGTGGACGGGGACCCTTGTTCGACCTACATCGGCGAAGATGGTGCCGGGCACTATGTCAAAATGGTGCATAACGGCATTGAATACGGCGACATGCAGCTCATCGGTGAAGCGTATCAACTGCTGAAGGATGTACTCGGCCTGGATACCGCTGAACTGCATGAGATTTTCTCGGAATGGAACCGCGGGGAGCTAAGCAGCTATCTGATTGAAATCACGGCAGATATTTTTGCCAAAGCTGACCCGGATACCGGCAAACCGATGGTTGATGTAATCCTGGATTCCGCCGGACAAAAGGGAACAGGCAAATGGACGAGCCAAAATGCCCTCGATCTGGGTGTTCCATTGTCCATCATTACCGAATCCGTCTTTGCCCGGTTCATCTCAGCGATGAAGGAAGAACGTGTGGCTGCAAGCAAACGCCTGAAGGGGCCTGCGGTCAAGGGGTATGACGGCGATGCCAAGGAGTTCATCGAGGCGGTCCGCAAAGCGCTGTATGCCAGCAAAATCGCCTCCTACGCCCAGGGCTTTGCCCAAATGAGAGTGGCTTCGGATGAGTATAACTGGAACCTCAACTATGGCAGCATTGCGATGATTTTCCGCGGGGGCTGCATTATCCGCGCAGGCTTCCTGCAAAATATCAAGGACGCCTATGACCGCGATCCTGAACTCAAGAACCTGTTCCTGGATGAGTACTTCAGCAGCGTGGTGCACAACTACCAGGAAGCCTGGAGAGATGTGGTGGCGCTTGCCGTCAAAAGAGGAATCCCGGTTCCGGCGTTTGCCTCCGGACTGGCCTATTATGACAGCTACCGTTCGGAACGTCTTCCGGCCAACCTGCTGCAGGCGCAAAGAGATTATTTTGGAGCGCATACCTTTGAACGGCTGGATCAGCCGGGAAGCTTCCATTTTCAATGGATGGACCAGAATTAA